The following coding sequences lie in one Glycine max cultivar Williams 82 chromosome 19, Glycine_max_v4.0, whole genome shotgun sequence genomic window:
- the LOC100790222 gene encoding 30S ribosomal protein S21, chloroplastic isoform X3, which translates to MAASSTINNFFSFFLPTKPPPPSPPQFNPTTTTTTPMNPSSQTHKPSSQPLIAQYNPPPPSPSSCSSSSELSSVICPSMAYSNTLFFQSPYNVQVVVAEDETEEKLLGRFRREVTKAGVVQECRRRRYFENKHEEKKRKSREAARRNRKRVGDSCWIDFDGGSFM; encoded by the exons ATGGCTGCCTCATCCACAATCAAcaacttcttctctttcttcttacCCACAAAACCACCACCACCCTCTCCACCGCAGTTCAaccccaccaccaccaccaccactcctATGAACCCTTCTTCTCAGACCCACAAACCCTCCTCGCAGCCCCTAATTGCCCAATACAACCCTCCTCCTCCTTCCCCTTCTTcctgttcttcttcttctgaattGTCCTCTGTTATATGCCCCTCCATGGCGTACTCCAACACGCTCTTCTTCCAGTCGCCGTACAACGTGCAGGTGGTGGTGGCCGAGGACGAAACCGAGGAGAAGCTCCTGGGAAGGTTCCGCAGAGAGGTGACCAAGGCCGGCGTCGTTCAGGAGTGTAGGAGGAGACGCTACTTCGAGAACaaacatgaagagaaaaaacgCAAGTCGCGCGAGGCTGCCAGACGTAACCGCAAAAG AGTTGGTGATTCATGCTGGATTGATTTTGACGGTGGTTCTTTCATGTGA
- the LOC100790222 gene encoding 30S ribosomal protein S21, chloroplastic isoform X5, with translation MAASSTINNFFSFFLPTKPPPPSPPQFNPTTTTTTPMNPSSQTHKPSSQPLIAQYNPPPPSPSSCSSSSELSSVICPSMAYSNTLFFQSPYNVQVVVAEDETEEKLLGRFRREVTKAGVVQECRRRRYFENKHEEKKRKSREAARRNRKRKRGEVKRNEQ, from the exons ATGGCTGCCTCATCCACAATCAAcaacttcttctctttcttcttacCCACAAAACCACCACCACCCTCTCCACCGCAGTTCAaccccaccaccaccaccaccactcctATGAACCCTTCTTCTCAGACCCACAAACCCTCCTCGCAGCCCCTAATTGCCCAATACAACCCTCCTCCTCCTTCCCCTTCTTcctgttcttcttcttctgaattGTCCTCTGTTATATGCCCCTCCATGGCGTACTCCAACACGCTCTTCTTCCAGTCGCCGTACAACGTGCAGGTGGTGGTGGCCGAGGACGAAACCGAGGAGAAGCTCCTGGGAAGGTTCCGCAGAGAGGTGACCAAGGCCGGCGTCGTTCAGGAGTGTAGGAGGAGACGCTACTTCGAGAACaaacatgaagagaaaaaacgCAAGTCGCGCGAGGCTGCCAGACGTAACCGCAAAAG AAAGAGAGGGGAAGTGAAGAGAAATGAACAATAA
- the LOC100790222 gene encoding 30S ribosomal protein S21, chloroplastic isoform X2 — translation MAASSTINNFFSFFLPTKPPPPSPPQFNPTTTTTTPMNPSSQTHKPSSQPLIAQYNPPPPSPSSCSSSSELSSVICPSMAYSNTLFFQSPYNVQVVVAEDETEEKLLGRFRREVTKAGVVQECRRRRYFENKHEEKKRKSREAARRNRKRVGDSCWIDFDGGSFIMELLPDALQDFIV, via the exons ATGGCTGCCTCATCCACAATCAAcaacttcttctctttcttcttacCCACAAAACCACCACCACCCTCTCCACCGCAGTTCAaccccaccaccaccaccaccactcctATGAACCCTTCTTCTCAGACCCACAAACCCTCCTCGCAGCCCCTAATTGCCCAATACAACCCTCCTCCTCCTTCCCCTTCTTcctgttcttcttcttctgaattGTCCTCTGTTATATGCCCCTCCATGGCGTACTCCAACACGCTCTTCTTCCAGTCGCCGTACAACGTGCAGGTGGTGGTGGCCGAGGACGAAACCGAGGAGAAGCTCCTGGGAAGGTTCCGCAGAGAGGTGACCAAGGCCGGCGTCGTTCAGGAGTGTAGGAGGAGACGCTACTTCGAGAACaaacatgaagagaaaaaacgCAAGTCGCGCGAGGCTGCCAGACGTAACCGCAAAAG AGTTGGTGATTCATGCTGGATTGATTTTGACGGTGGTTCTTTCAT
- the LOC100790222 gene encoding 30S ribosomal protein S21, chloroplastic isoform X4: MAASSTINNFFSFFLPTKPPPPSPPQFNPTTTTTTPMNPSSQTHKPSSQPLIAQYNPPPPSPSSCSSSSELSSVICPSMAYSNTLFFQSPYNVQVVVAEDETEEKLLGRFRREVTKAGVVQECRRRRYFENKHEEKKRKSREAARRNRKRMELLPDALQDFIV; this comes from the coding sequence ATGGCTGCCTCATCCACAATCAAcaacttcttctctttcttcttacCCACAAAACCACCACCACCCTCTCCACCGCAGTTCAaccccaccaccaccaccaccactcctATGAACCCTTCTTCTCAGACCCACAAACCCTCCTCGCAGCCCCTAATTGCCCAATACAACCCTCCTCCTCCTTCCCCTTCTTcctgttcttcttcttctgaattGTCCTCTGTTATATGCCCCTCCATGGCGTACTCCAACACGCTCTTCTTCCAGTCGCCGTACAACGTGCAGGTGGTGGTGGCCGAGGACGAAACCGAGGAGAAGCTCCTGGGAAGGTTCCGCAGAGAGGTGACCAAGGCCGGCGTCGTTCAGGAGTGTAGGAGGAGACGCTACTTCGAGAACaaacatgaagagaaaaaacgCAAGTCGCGCGAGGCTGCCAGACGTAACCGCAAAAG